DNA from Paludisphaera mucosa:
CATGGCCTCGATCGTGGCGGGAGTCGCGTCCTGGCGTGGACGGGCCTGGCGCTCGCTCTGGTCTTCGCCGCGACTGGTGCCTGGTGGGTCGTCTCCTGGTCGTGGCGGCCGGACCACGTGCGGGAACTAGGGGGCGACCGCCTCCTGATCCGGCTTGCGATGGCCGGGGGCGCCTGGTTGATCGCGGCGATCCTGGCCGCGGCGTGGCTACGCGGGCGGGTCCCCGCGCAGGTCTTGCTCGTCGCCACCGCGGCCGAGCTGGGCGGGCTCTATTACACTTCGACGACGGATTGGGGCTGGGCCGTGCCGGTCCCGGGGTCGAGCCCTATACTGAAGCGGCTCGCCGCGGAGAAGGACGTCGGCAAGGTCGCCGGCCTGCTCAGCGACATCCCCTTGCGGTTCGGGATGGCCCCGCTCTTCCCGTATACCGGTTTTGCAGCCCCGCCTCCCCATCGCTATTTCTCCGCCTTCACCCAGCGCAACGTACCCATGAACAGCCCGCTGACGGCCGCGACGTCGCCGGGCTATTTCTTCTATCAACACACCGACTTGCTTTCAGGATACGGAGCGACGCACGGCGTGTGGGACGGTCCGGTGGATTCGCCCTCGGTCGAGATGATCGTGCAGCAGCGAGACGAAACTCTCGATCGTCTCGTCAACCGGCCGGCCGGCGCGCCCGCTCATGCGTCGTGGCGACTGTACCGGATCAAGGACGCGGCACCCTTCGCTCGCGCGGTCGGGCGAGCGGGAGACCCCTTTGCACCAATAATTGAGGGCCGATCTCAGAAGTTCGCCTATCCCTTTGCACCCCCGGACGCCACTCGCTCCGAGGTCACTTCGTGGGATGGCCGAACCGCGATCGTCGATCATGACGGGTCGTGCGCGGTCGTCTTGAATCGGATGTTCTACCCCGGCTGGACTTACACCATCGACGACGGTCGCGAAGAGCCCGTCAGCCGCAACTCCTTCTTCGTCCAGACGGCCCAGGTCCCCGGCGCTGGGACCCATCGAGTGACGTTCACCTATCGACCATCGTACCTTGTCCCGACGGCGATGTTGAGCGCCGGTTCCCTCTTGCTGGCCCTCGCGATATTGGGATGGGGAGCGTACCGACGATCACCATCGCCGCGAAAGAACGATGCCGATCGCAAGGACGACGACCCCGAACAGCATCGCCTGAGTCGGGGCGTCGAAGGTGGGGGCCAGCCACCCAAGGGATAGGCCCAGGATCGGGCCGAACAGGATGAGCCCGCCCGCGAGGTAGGCGAAAAGGCCCACGATCCGCGAACGGAAGAGGGCGGAAACGGCGAGCAAGAGTCCCGCGGTGCCGACGTTTGCGACGAGGATGGATCGCCAGGGACCCGGAATCCAGGGATCGCCGAGCGGCTGGAACCATCGCGACGGCTCGACGGGGATGTCGACGTGGACGTCAGTCAGGGCCTTCGGATCCGCGTTCTCGGCCGCCGCCTTCGCCGCCCGGCCGATCTCCTGGGCGGCCCGGCCGACTTGCTCGGCGGTCACGACTTGATGCGAGTGCATCCAGTACGCGAAAACGCCGAGGAGCAACGCACTCAGGAGGAGACGAGGGAGGCGGCCGAGGGTCCGAGAAGAGAGCGCGTCGACCCGGCGGGCCAGCGGCCCCGGGCCGGCCTCGCGGCCGGCGAGGATCCGCTCCGGATCCTCGATGGCGTCGCGCAGATGTTGCGAGATCGTCGGCCCCGCCGCGCCGGGGGCGCGTCGGCCGGCCGTGAGGGCGGCCTGTTCGTCCCGCCATTCGCGGGCGGCGGCGATCAAGGCGCGGGAGACGCGCCGGGAATGCCGCCGGGCGGTCAGGAGGTTCAACCCCTCGGCCTCGAATCGGGCCTCCTCGACCTCCTGAAAGAGTCGCCGGAGGCGCCGCTCACGGCGCATCTCGATCATCGCGGCAAGCAGCCTTTCGAGCCGGCCCGACCACCAACGGCGGGCTTCGCCGCTCGGGGCCGAAGGGTCGTGCAAGGCCCGCAGCCGCTCGGCCCCCAGCGCACGCTCGCCGAAGATCGACGCGAAAAGCGACTCCCAGCCTTGACCCGCCGCGCTGATCAGGGCGTCACGCAGCCCCCGCTCGTCGACGCCGGCCTGGCGGAGGCGTCGCAACGGCGTTTTCACCCGCCGGACCGTCTCGTCGCGTTCGGCGAGATACGGCCGTTCCACGTAGTAATGGAAGGCGCCGCCCAGGGCCCCGACGCACGCGGCGAGGAAGAGCATGGGGCACAGGTAGCCGCCGTAGATCGTCAGGCCGAGCAGGGCGACGACTCCGATACCTGTCGCGATCCAGGAGCCGATGCCGTCGCCCAGGAAGACCTCGCGCAGCAGGTCGAGGAGCCCGAATGGTCGGAGCGACTTCGACGCCAGGGCCAGGGCCGCCGCCGACAGCATTCCGAAGCCCGCGACGATGAACATGGGACGATAAGCGCCCAGGACGAACAGCAGCAGCAGGAAGGCCAGCCACACGCCCCCCGCGGCCATCAGGATCCGGCTGCGCAAGCGCGCGGCGGGAGCGTCGTTCATCACCGCCGACCCTTCCCGGACGGCAGCGCGGTACGCCGCGTCGTCGGCCGCCGTCCGACCCTGCCGCAGGCCGAGTGCGTTCTCGAGGACGTCGATCACGATGTCCATGCTCGGATAGCGTTCCTCGGGCGTCTTGCGCGTCATCGTGACGATGGCGTCGGAGATCGAGGAGGGGAGGCCGGGGGCGAACTCCTGGGGCGGGATGAGAGCCTCGTTCTGATGGCTGGCGATCAGTTCTGCAGCCGTGGCCTTGGCGTACGGGGGCCGGCCCGTGACGAGTTGGTAGAACGTGCAGCCGAGCGCGTAGACGTCGGCGCGCCCGTCGATGACGAGCGCGTCGCGGGCCTGCTCGGGCGCCATGTAGATCGGCGTGCCGACGGCGGCTCGTTGAACGATCGCGGCCTTCGCCGCGACGTCCTCGGCCGCGGTTCGTCCCTTACCTCGCGGTCCCTTCGAGCCGCCCTGGTCGCGGGCGCTCTCGGCCGCGGCCAGCGACGGGGTCGTCTCCAATCCCAGGTCGTCGACGACGACGAGACCGTCGCGTGTGAGCCGCAGGTTCTCGGGCTTCACGTCGCGGTGCCAGATCCCCTGCGCGTGGGCGACCGCAAGTCCGCGCGCCGCCTGGAGGATCCACCCCGCGGCCGCGCCGGGATCCACCTTCCCCCGCCGCGCCAGCTCCTCGGCGAGCGAGGTCCCCGGCACATATTCCATCGCCGTGAACGTCGCGGTCCCGTCGCGGTCGATGTCGACGATCGGGATCAAATGAGGGCTCGCGACCTGGGACGTCGCCAGGGCCTCCCGCAGGAAGCGTTCGACGAAGATCGCGTCGCGCCCGCGGTCGGCCGCCACGGACTTGAGCACGACCCGGCCGGCGAGCGAGAGGGGGCGGGCGAGCAGCGATTTCCCTCGTGGCCCATGCCCGAGGAGCTTCAAGACGAAGCAGCGCCCGAAAAACCGGGGCGTGCCGCGCGGCAGGCGGCTGTACCCAGGTTCCGGCTCGTCGGCTTCGAGGGTGGTCGGGATCGCCTCGAGCGATGGGGAGGTGGCATCGGGATTCGCTGTAGACGCCGCCGCTACGACGGGGGCGACGGCCTCGCCCGCCGGAATCTCGAGGACGAACGCGGCCTGGCAGCTCGGGCAACGCGGCGTGAAGCGACCGGGCGAGACGTCGACGATGCGGATGGGATGACGACACGAGGGGCAGTGGATCACCAACGCAAGAACCCTCCGCGGCACGCCCTCCGGCGTCGCCTCACGATCCCCATGGGCCTTCGACGCTAGTACGCTCCCGCGAGGATTCCAGGGCCGCCTCGAGGACTCGCACGACTTCGCGCCCTTGCTCGGCGGTCACGGCCAGGGGCTCGTCCCGAGTCAGGTGCGCCGCAATGTTCGCATAGAAGCCGTCCCAGTGCGATCGCACCGAGGGCAACCGCCGTCGGATCGTCTTCGGATCGCGGGTGGCCGGATCGGGGTCGGCGGCCGTGGAAAGCAGGCCTTGCTGGCTCTCGGACTCGTCCGCCCGATCGATGTCGCCTCCGCGAAGCGCGTCCTCCTGCGGATCGACCCCGAACTTGACGTATCCGCCTTCGGTCCCCACGACCCACCACCGGGGTCGGTCGATGCGGCAGATGCGGCTCGTCTCGGCCTGGAAGATCGCCCCGTCGAACTCCAGGATGATCCGGCCGTGTCCGCCGATGTCGACGCCGTCCCAGGGGCTCTCGAACAGCCACGACGTCAGCCGTCGACAGGGACCGAGCCCGAGCTGGAGCGCGTGATCGACCATGTGCGCGCCCCAGTCGTGGAGGATCGTCCCCGACGCCCCCAGCTCGCCTCGCCAGCCTTGCGGGGCCTTGAAGCGGCACACCGCGCTCTCGAATAGCAAGGGCCGGCCGATGGTTCCTTCGTCGAGGATTCGCCGGATGGTCGCGAAATCCCAGTCCCAGCGCCGGTTGTGGAAAACCGAGAGCATCCGACCCGAACGGTCGCGGGCGGCGATCATCCGATCGGCGTC
Protein-coding regions in this window:
- a CDS encoding serine/threonine-protein kinase, whose amino-acid sequence is MIHCPSCRHPIRIVDVSPGRFTPRCPSCQAAFVLEIPAGEAVAPVVAAASTANPDATSPSLEAIPTTLEADEPEPGYSRLPRGTPRFFGRCFVLKLLGHGPRGKSLLARPLSLAGRVVLKSVAADRGRDAIFVERFLREALATSQVASPHLIPIVDIDRDGTATFTAMEYVPGTSLAEELARRGKVDPGAAAGWILQAARGLAVAHAQGIWHRDVKPENLRLTRDGLVVVDDLGLETTPSLAAAESARDQGGSKGPRGKGRTAAEDVAAKAAIVQRAAVGTPIYMAPEQARDALVIDGRADVYALGCTFYQLVTGRPPYAKATAAELIASHQNEALIPPQEFAPGLPSSISDAIVTMTRKTPEERYPSMDIVIDVLENALGLRQGRTAADDAAYRAAVREGSAVMNDAPAARLRSRILMAAGGVWLAFLLLLFVLGAYRPMFIVAGFGMLSAAALALASKSLRPFGLLDLLREVFLGDGIGSWIATGIGVVALLGLTIYGGYLCPMLFLAACVGALGGAFHYYVERPYLAERDETVRRVKTPLRRLRQAGVDERGLRDALISAAGQGWESLFASIFGERALGAERLRALHDPSAPSGEARRWWSGRLERLLAAMIEMRRERRLRRLFQEVEEARFEAEGLNLLTARRHSRRVSRALIAAAREWRDEQAALTAGRRAPGAAGPTISQHLRDAIEDPERILAGREAGPGPLARRVDALSSRTLGRLPRLLLSALLLGVFAYWMHSHQVVTAEQVGRAAQEIGRAAKAAAENADPKALTDVHVDIPVEPSRWFQPLGDPWIPGPWRSILVANVGTAGLLLAVSALFRSRIVGLFAYLAGGLILFGPILGLSLGWLAPTFDAPTQAMLFGVVVLAIGIVLSRRW
- a CDS encoding Gfo/Idh/MocA family oxidoreductase, whose product is MNTVVVGYGMAGRELHSPLIQRQPALRLYGVVARKPEVRERAEAERGVKTFSGLDEALDDPAVGLLVLATPHDVHAEMTVKTLDAGRHCVVDKVMALTSADADRMIAARDRSGRMLSVFHNRRWDWDFATIRRILDEGTIGRPLLFESAVCRFKAPQGWRGELGASGTILHDWGAHMVDHALQLGLGPCRRLTSWLFESPWDGVDIGGHGRIILEFDGAIFQAETSRICRIDRPRWWVVGTEGGYVKFGVDPQEDALRGGDIDRADESESQQGLLSTAADPDPATRDPKTIRRRLPSVRSHWDGFYANIAAHLTRDEPLAVTAEQGREVVRVLEAALESSRERTSVEGPWGS